In Ensifer canadensis, a genomic segment contains:
- the ung gene encoding uracil-DNA glycosylase — METAVKLEESWKAALEPEFSSAYMGELKQFLVGARSEGRQIFPRGPEYFRALDLTPLDKVRVVILGQDPYHGDGQAHGLCFSVRPGVRTPPSLVNIYKELNADLGIPPARHGFLESWAKQGVLLLNSVLTVERGQAASHQGRGWERFTDAIIRAVNEADHPVVFLLWGSYAQKKAAFVDRSRHLVLRAPHPSPLSAHSGFLGCRHFSQANAFLASKGFEPIDWTLPENPEAP, encoded by the coding sequence ATGGAAACGGCAGTGAAGCTCGAAGAAAGCTGGAAGGCGGCGTTGGAGCCCGAATTTTCCAGCGCGTATATGGGCGAACTCAAGCAGTTCCTGGTCGGCGCGCGCAGCGAAGGACGGCAGATCTTTCCGCGGGGACCTGAATATTTTCGGGCGCTCGATCTGACGCCGCTCGACAAGGTGCGCGTCGTCATCCTGGGGCAAGACCCGTACCACGGTGACGGCCAGGCGCACGGGCTCTGCTTCAGCGTGCGTCCGGGCGTCAGAACGCCACCTTCGCTCGTCAACATCTACAAGGAACTGAACGCCGACCTCGGTATTCCACCGGCTCGTCACGGCTTTCTCGAAAGTTGGGCGAAACAAGGCGTGTTGCTGCTCAACAGCGTGCTGACGGTCGAGCGCGGGCAGGCGGCTTCACATCAAGGGCGGGGCTGGGAGCGCTTCACCGACGCGATCATCCGCGCCGTCAACGAGGCCGATCACCCGGTGGTGTTTCTGCTGTGGGGTTCCTACGCGCAGAAGAAAGCCGCCTTCGTCGACCGCTCGCGCCATCTCGTTTTGCGGGCGCCGCATCCCTCGCCGCTCTCGGCGCATTCCGGCTTTCTCGGTTGCCGGCACTTTTCCCAGGCCAATGCCTTCCTCGCCTCGAAAGGCTTTGAGCCGATCGACTGGACGCTGCCGGAAAATCCGGAGGCACCTTAA
- a CDS encoding winged helix-turn-helix domain-containing protein, with the protein MSDRPDDLRPILRIDFPPGDRLGRGKIMLLELIRETGSISAAGRAMDMSYRRAWLLVDALNRMFREPSVESQRGGKQGGGAMLTPFGETLIRRYREMEAKAKAAIADDLAWLEAVRDREQASAPVSDRSPRT; encoded by the coding sequence ATGAGTGACCGACCCGACGACCTTCGCCCTATTCTGCGCATCGACTTTCCGCCAGGGGACCGACTTGGGCGCGGCAAGATCATGCTTTTGGAACTCATCCGCGAGACCGGATCGATCTCGGCTGCCGGCCGCGCTATGGACATGTCCTACCGCCGGGCGTGGCTTTTGGTCGATGCGCTGAACCGGATGTTCCGGGAACCGTCGGTCGAAAGCCAGCGTGGCGGCAAACAGGGTGGTGGTGCGATGCTGACACCGTTCGGCGAAACGCTGATCCGCCGTTATCGCGAAATGGAGGCGAAGGCGAAGGCCGCCATCGCCGATGATCTCGCCTGGCTGGAGGCAGTCCGCGATCGGGAGCAGGCGAGTGCGCCTGTCAGTGATCGATCGCCACGGACTTGA
- the modB gene encoding molybdate ABC transporter permease subunit, translating into MDWLELSEAEWTAILLSLRVATVAMVCSLPFALGVAMLLARGRFWGKTALNGLVHMPLILPPVVTGFLLLLLFGRRGPIGAFLAENFGLVFSFRWTGAALACAVMAFPLMVRSIRLSIEAVDRKLEDAATTLGAGPVWVFFTITLPLILPGIIAGMILAFAKAMGEFGATITFVSNIPGETQTLSSAIYTFTQVPGGDAGAMRLTIISVIISMAALMLSELLANAAAKRTVAA; encoded by the coding sequence TTGGATTGGTTGGAGTTGAGCGAGGCGGAATGGACGGCGATCCTGCTGAGCCTGCGCGTGGCGACGGTTGCGATGGTCTGCAGCCTGCCGTTTGCGCTTGGGGTCGCCATGCTGCTTGCCCGCGGACGCTTCTGGGGCAAGACGGCGCTAAACGGCCTCGTTCACATGCCCCTGATCCTGCCCCCCGTCGTCACCGGCTTCCTGCTGCTGCTGCTGTTCGGCCGTCGCGGACCGATCGGCGCCTTTCTCGCCGAGAATTTCGGCCTCGTCTTTTCCTTCCGCTGGACCGGCGCGGCACTCGCCTGCGCCGTCATGGCCTTCCCCTTGATGGTTCGCAGTATCCGGCTGTCGATCGAGGCGGTCGACCGCAAGCTCGAGGATGCCGCAACCACGCTCGGCGCCGGGCCGGTCTGGGTGTTCTTCACCATCACGCTGCCCTTGATCCTGCCAGGCATCATCGCCGGCATGATCCTCGCTTTCGCCAAGGCGATGGGCGAATTCGGCGCGACCATCACCTTCGTCTCCAACATCCCCGGCGAAACGCAGACGCTGTCGTCTGCGATCTACACCTTCACCCAGGTGCCGGGCGGCGATGCCGGCGCCATGCGCCTGACGATCATCTCGGTGATCATCTCCATGGCGGCGCTGATGCTCTCGGAGCTGCTGGCAAACGCCGCCGCCAAGCGAACGGTTGCCGCATGA
- a CDS encoding alpha-ketoacid dehydrogenase subunit beta has translation MARMTMIEAVRSAMDVSMGRDDNVVVFGEDVGYFGGVFRCTQGLQAKYGKTRCFDAPISESGIVGTAIGMAAYGLKPCVEIQFADYMYPAYDQITQEAARIRYRSNGDFTCPIVLRMPTGGGIFGGQTHSQSPEALFTHVCGLKVVVPSNPYDAKGLLIASIEDPDPVMFLEPKRLYNGPFDGHHDRPVIPWSKHDLGEVPEGHYTIPIGKAEVRRKGSAVTVVAYGTMVHVALAAVEETGIDAEVIDLRSLLPLDLDAIVQSVEKTGRCVVVHEATLTSGFGGEIASLVQEYCFYHLEAPVVRVAGWDTPYPHAQEWDYFPGPARVGRALVEVMEA, from the coding sequence ATGGCCAGAATGACAATGATCGAGGCCGTGCGCAGCGCCATGGACGTCTCCATGGGGCGCGATGACAATGTCGTCGTCTTCGGCGAGGACGTCGGTTACTTCGGCGGCGTCTTCCGCTGCACGCAAGGGCTTCAGGCGAAATATGGCAAGACCCGCTGCTTCGACGCGCCGATCAGCGAAAGCGGCATCGTCGGCACGGCAATCGGCATGGCGGCCTACGGGCTGAAACCCTGCGTCGAGATCCAGTTTGCCGACTACATGTACCCCGCCTACGACCAGATCACCCAGGAAGCAGCCCGCATCCGCTATCGCTCCAACGGCGACTTCACCTGCCCGATCGTGCTGCGCATGCCGACCGGCGGCGGCATCTTCGGCGGCCAGACGCACAGCCAGAGCCCGGAAGCGCTGTTCACCCATGTCTGCGGCCTCAAGGTCGTGGTGCCGTCCAATCCCTATGACGCCAAGGGCCTGCTGATCGCCTCGATCGAAGACCCCGATCCGGTGATGTTCCTGGAGCCGAAGCGGCTCTATAACGGTCCCTTCGACGGCCATCACGACCGGCCCGTCATCCCCTGGTCGAAACACGATCTCGGCGAGGTGCCGGAGGGGCATTACACGATCCCGATCGGCAAGGCGGAAGTGCGTCGCAAGGGCTCGGCCGTCACCGTCGTCGCCTATGGCACCATGGTGCATGTGGCGCTGGCAGCAGTGGAAGAAACCGGCATCGACGCCGAGGTGATCGACCTGCGCAGCCTGCTGCCGCTCGATCTCGACGCCATCGTCCAGTCGGTCGAAAAGACCGGCCGCTGCGTCGTCGTGCATGAGGCGACGCTGACATCGGGCTTCGGCGGCGAAATCGCCTCCCTCGTCCAGGAGTATTGCTTCTACCATCTGGAAGCCCCCGTCGTGCGCGTCGCCGGCTGGGACACACCCTACCCGCATGCCCAGGAGTGGGACTATTTCCCCGGCCCGGCGCGCGTCGGACGCGCGCTCGTCGAAGTGATGGAGGCCTGA
- a CDS encoding 3-methyl-2-oxobutanoate dehydrogenase (2-methylpropanoyl-transferring) subunit alpha, which yields MSDPDRLSLHVPEPAVRPGGEPDFSNVKIPKAGSVPRPEIDVAPEEIRDLAYSIIRVLNRDGEAVGPWAGLLSDDELLAGLKHMMTLRAFDARMVMAQRQGKTSFYMQHLGEEAVSCAFRKALNKGDMNFPTYRQAGLLIADEYPMVEMMNQIFSNESDPLRGRQLPIMYSSKEHGFFTISGNLATQYVQAVGWAMASAIKNDTKIAAAWIGDGSTAESDFHSALVFASTYKAPVILNIVNNQWAISTFQGIARGGSGTFAARGLGFGIPALRVDGNDYLAVYAVAKWAAERARRNLGPTVIEYVTYRVGAHSTSDDPSAYRPKTESEAWPLGDPVLRLKKHLILRGAWSEERHTQAEAEIVDAVIQAQKQAEGHGTLHAGGKPSVRDIFEGVYAEMPPHIRRQRQKAGY from the coding sequence ATGAGCGATCCCGATCGACTTAGCCTGCATGTCCCCGAACCGGCCGTCCGGCCGGGTGGCGAGCCGGACTTTTCCAACGTCAAGATTCCGAAGGCGGGCTCCGTTCCGAGGCCGGAAATCGATGTCGCCCCGGAAGAGATCCGCGACCTCGCCTATTCGATCATCCGCGTACTCAACCGCGACGGTGAGGCGGTCGGCCCCTGGGCCGGGCTGTTGTCGGACGACGAACTCTTGGCCGGCCTCAAGCACATGATGACGCTGCGCGCCTTCGATGCGCGCATGGTCATGGCGCAGCGGCAGGGCAAGACCTCGTTCTACATGCAGCATCTGGGCGAAGAGGCGGTCAGCTGCGCCTTCCGCAAGGCGCTGAACAAGGGCGACATGAACTTCCCGACCTATCGCCAGGCGGGCCTATTGATCGCCGACGAATACCCGATGGTCGAGATGATGAACCAGATCTTCTCGAACGAGAGCGATCCGTTGCGCGGCCGCCAGTTGCCGATCATGTATTCCTCCAAGGAACATGGCTTCTTCACCATCTCCGGCAACCTCGCCACGCAATATGTCCAGGCTGTCGGCTGGGCCATGGCCTCGGCGATCAAGAACGACACCAAGATCGCGGCCGCTTGGATCGGCGACGGCTCGACGGCGGAATCCGACTTCCACTCAGCGCTCGTCTTCGCCTCCACCTACAAGGCGCCTGTTATCCTCAACATCGTCAACAATCAGTGGGCGATCTCGACCTTCCAGGGCATCGCCCGCGGCGGCTCCGGCACCTTTGCCGCCCGCGGCCTCGGCTTCGGCATCCCGGCACTGCGCGTCGACGGCAACGACTATCTCGCCGTCTATGCGGTCGCCAAATGGGCGGCGGAGCGCGCCCGGCGCAACCTCGGCCCGACGGTGATCGAATATGTCACCTACCGGGTCGGAGCACATTCCACCTCCGACGATCCGAGCGCCTACCGGCCGAAGACGGAATCGGAAGCCTGGCCACTCGGCGACCCGGTCCTCCGGCTGAAAAAGCACCTGATCCTGCGTGGCGCCTGGTCGGAAGAGCGCCACACCCAGGCGGAAGCCGAGATCGTCGACGCGGTGATCCAGGCGCAAAAGCAGGCAGAAGGCCACGGCACCTTGCATGCCGGCGGCAAGCCATCGGTGCGCGACATCTTCGAAGGCGTCTACGCCGAGATGCCGCCACATATTCGCCGCCAGCGCCAGAAGGCAGGATACTGA
- a CDS encoding NAD(P)/FAD-dependent oxidoreductase, whose amino-acid sequence MPGPPLDAVETDQIQPAKADVVIVGGGIIGASTALFLAERGIDVVLCEKGVPGAEQSSRNWGWVRVMGRDEREIPLAIEALKIWDTLDARVAGETGFRRSGILYISENDADIANRDAWLAMARPYGVDSRQIGAEETQDLMPGAGIRYWGALHTPSDGRAEPQKAVPAIVAGARRAGARVLSGCAVRGVERTAGRISAVVTEKGRIETATVVVAGGAWSRLFLKGLGIRLPQLKVRNTVLRTSAVSGGPEGAGATGSYAYRKRLDGGYTIADGGANLHPVVPDSVAFFRDFQPARKAEGDSVQVGLSAQSWRELFEIGSVPLNRPGAFERHRVLDPQPDQHSALRAFDEAKKALPSLRDARVQQVWAGLIDVTPDAVPVISTVESLPGLVVAAGFSGHGFGIGPGAGHLVADLVTGQKPIVDPTPFRLSRFSDGTPITIAPPV is encoded by the coding sequence ATGCCCGGTCCCCCTCTCGATGCCGTCGAAACCGATCAGATCCAACCGGCGAAAGCCGATGTCGTCATCGTCGGTGGCGGCATCATCGGTGCCAGCACCGCACTGTTTCTCGCCGAACGCGGCATCGATGTTGTGCTCTGCGAAAAGGGTGTGCCCGGAGCGGAACAGTCGAGCCGCAACTGGGGTTGGGTGCGCGTCATGGGCCGTGACGAACGGGAGATACCGCTGGCGATCGAAGCGCTGAAGATCTGGGATACGCTCGATGCCCGCGTTGCAGGCGAAACCGGCTTTCGCCGCAGCGGCATCCTCTACATCTCCGAAAACGATGCCGATATCGCCAACCGCGATGCGTGGCTTGCCATGGCAAGACCCTATGGCGTCGACAGCCGGCAGATCGGGGCCGAAGAAACACAAGACCTGATGCCGGGCGCAGGCATCCGCTACTGGGGCGCGCTGCACACGCCGAGCGACGGCAGGGCCGAACCGCAAAAGGCGGTACCGGCAATCGTTGCCGGAGCCAGGCGCGCCGGCGCCCGCGTTCTGTCCGGCTGTGCCGTCCGCGGTGTCGAGAGGACGGCCGGCCGGATCAGTGCCGTCGTCACCGAGAAGGGCCGGATCGAAACCGCGACCGTGGTCGTGGCCGGGGGCGCCTGGTCACGCCTCTTCCTCAAGGGGCTCGGCATCCGGCTGCCGCAACTGAAAGTGCGCAACACAGTGCTCCGGACCAGTGCGGTATCGGGCGGCCCCGAGGGCGCGGGCGCGACGGGCAGCTACGCCTATCGCAAACGCCTCGACGGCGGCTACACGATTGCCGACGGTGGCGCCAATCTGCACCCCGTTGTGCCTGATAGTGTCGCCTTTTTCCGCGATTTCCAACCGGCGCGGAAGGCCGAGGGCGATTCCGTCCAGGTCGGCCTCAGTGCCCAGAGCTGGCGCGAACTCTTCGAGATCGGTTCCGTTCCACTCAACCGCCCAGGCGCCTTCGAGCGGCACCGGGTGCTGGATCCGCAACCCGATCAGCATTCCGCGCTGCGCGCATTCGATGAAGCAAAAAAGGCATTGCCGTCCCTCCGCGACGCTCGCGTACAGCAGGTCTGGGCCGGCCTGATCGACGTCACGCCCGACGCCGTGCCGGTGATTTCTACGGTCGAAAGCCTGCCCGGCCTGGTCGTCGCCGCAGGATTTTCCGGCCATGGCTTCGGCATCGGCCCAGGGGCCGGACATCTGGTCGCCGACCTCGTTACCGGTCAAAAACCGATCGTCGACCCCACACCTTTTCGCCTCTCACGTTTCTCCGACGGCACCCCGATCACCATCGCTCCGCCGGTTTGA
- the modC gene encoding molybdenum ABC transporter ATP-binding protein, with translation MSLLVEARHRLGDFSVDATFTSDGGVTALFGRSGSGKTSLINIIAGLMKPESGRVVLDGDIIADSERRIFTPVHRRRFGYVFQEARLFPHLSVGSNLAYGRWFAGRSGKAADMARVVDMLGIGHLLERNPSALSGGERQRVAIGRALLAAPRLLLMDEPLAALDDARKAEILPYLERLRDDAGVPIVYVSHSVSEVARLAQRVVVLENGRVKASGAAAEVLSAPAAALATGRREAGVLLEGVVEMHDATHDLTTVRVGDRLIRVQRIDVAPGHALRLHIAARDVMLATVRPEGISALNVLEGTIVDLTVGENGSVDVRVDCGSATIAARITTFSRDALQLYQGKPVHAIIKSVAIDH, from the coding sequence ATGAGCCTTCTCGTTGAAGCCCGCCATCGGCTCGGGGATTTCTCCGTCGACGCCACCTTCACCTCCGACGGCGGCGTCACCGCGCTGTTCGGCCGCTCGGGCTCAGGCAAGACCTCGCTGATCAACATCATCGCCGGACTGATGAAGCCGGAAAGCGGCCGCGTGGTGCTGGACGGCGACATCATCGCCGACAGCGAACGACGGATCTTCACGCCGGTGCATCGCCGCCGCTTCGGCTATGTCTTCCAGGAAGCTCGGCTGTTCCCGCACTTAAGCGTCGGCAGCAACCTTGCCTATGGCCGCTGGTTTGCCGGCAGGTCAGGAAAGGCGGCCGACATGGCGCGTGTCGTCGACATGCTCGGCATCGGCCATCTGCTCGAGCGCAACCCCTCGGCGCTCTCGGGCGGCGAGCGGCAGCGCGTCGCCATCGGCCGCGCTTTGCTTGCCGCCCCCCGCCTGCTGCTCATGGACGAGCCGCTTGCCGCGCTCGACGATGCGCGTAAGGCCGAGATCCTGCCTTATCTCGAGCGATTGCGCGACGATGCGGGCGTGCCGATCGTCTATGTCAGCCACTCCGTGAGTGAGGTCGCGCGCCTGGCGCAACGGGTCGTCGTGCTGGAGAACGGCCGCGTAAAGGCATCGGGCGCCGCCGCCGAAGTGTTGAGCGCGCCGGCGGCGGCACTGGCAACCGGCCGGCGCGAAGCGGGCGTGTTGCTCGAAGGCGTGGTCGAGATGCACGACGCCACCCACGATCTGACAACCGTCCGGGTCGGCGACCGGCTGATCCGGGTGCAAAGGATCGACGTGGCGCCGGGGCACGCGCTGCGCCTGCATATTGCCGCACGCGACGTCATGCTGGCGACGGTTCGTCCTGAAGGCATCAGCGCTCTAAACGTGCTGGAGGGAACGATCGTCGACCTGACAGTGGGCGAAAACGGCAGTGTCGATGTGCGGGTGGACTGCGGAAGCGCGACGATCGCCGCCCGCATCACCACCTTTTCACGCGATGCGCTCCAGCTTTATCAGGGCAAGCCGGTCCACGCGATCATCAAGTCCGTGGCGATCGATCACTGA
- the modA gene encoding molybdate ABC transporter substrate-binding protein — MMQRRQWLKGLVLALGVAWAGATFAPSAAMAEDKVTVFAAASLKNALDAINAEWQKESGKETTVSYAASSALAKQVEQGAPADVFISADLAWMDYLAEKKLIKDDTRANLLGNSIVLISGKTDAQPVDIKQGFDLATLLGDGRLAMGAVDSVPAGKYGKAALEKLGVWSSVEQKVAGAESVRAALLLVSRGEAPYGIVYQTDAAADPGVKIVGTFPEDSHPPIIYPIAVTTDSKNADATAYVDFIKSDKAAPLFEKQGFTILK; from the coding sequence ATGATGCAACGCAGACAATGGCTGAAGGGGCTGGTGCTCGCCCTTGGCGTCGCCTGGGCCGGCGCGACCTTCGCGCCAAGCGCCGCCATGGCCGAGGACAAGGTAACCGTTTTTGCTGCCGCGAGCCTGAAGAACGCGCTCGATGCGATCAATGCCGAATGGCAGAAAGAAAGCGGCAAGGAAACGACCGTCTCCTATGCGGCCAGCTCCGCGCTCGCCAAGCAGGTGGAACAGGGCGCACCGGCTGACGTCTTCATCTCCGCCGACCTCGCCTGGATGGACTATCTGGCCGAGAAGAAGCTGATCAAGGACGACACCCGTGCCAACCTGCTCGGCAACAGCATCGTTCTCATCTCGGGCAAGACAGACGCGCAGCCGGTCGACATCAAGCAGGGCTTCGATCTGGCAACGCTACTCGGTGACGGTCGCCTGGCGATGGGTGCAGTCGATTCCGTGCCGGCCGGCAAATACGGCAAGGCAGCGCTTGAAAAGCTCGGCGTCTGGTCGAGCGTCGAACAGAAGGTTGCGGGCGCCGAGAGCGTGCGCGCCGCACTGCTGCTCGTTTCGCGCGGGGAAGCGCCCTATGGCATTGTCTACCAGACCGACGCTGCAGCCGATCCGGGCGTCAAGATCGTCGGAACCTTCCCCGAGGACAGCCATCCGCCGATCATCTATCCGATCGCAGTCACCACGGACAGCAAGAACGCCGACGCGACCGCCTATGTCGACTTCATCAAGTCCGACAAGGCAGCGCCGCTCTTCGAAAAGCAGGGCTTTACTATCCTGAAATAG